A region of Candidatus Methylomirabilota bacterium DNA encodes the following proteins:
- a CDS encoding methylated-DNA--[protein]-cysteine S-methyltransferase, with product MDRMDTALREFFADTAAPRGLARRLVGRLAGGPPTLEALAGRFRIEATDRGVLRLYPGRGVAAASARAQRHAAQAQEELGEYLAGRRAFFFVAVDLAGVAPFQARVLAEARRIPFGETESYAELARRIGRPRAARAVGNALGANPVPIIVPCHRVIRGDGSWGHYAFGGRMKTQLLALERATPALVGCTSTRIVCRRGCAHEQRVAEPNRVVFASIPDARSVGYRPCRVCRPDAAA from the coding sequence ATGGACCGAATGGACACGGCACTCAGGGAGTTCTTCGCTGACACCGCGGCGCCCCGCGGTCTGGCGCGCCGCCTCGTCGGGCGGCTCGCGGGCGGGCCGCCGACGCTCGAGGCGCTGGCCGGGCGCTTCCGGATCGAGGCGACCGACCGCGGCGTGCTGCGGCTCTATCCCGGGCGCGGGGTCGCCGCCGCGTCGGCGCGCGCTCAACGGCACGCCGCGCAGGCGCAGGAGGAGCTCGGCGAGTACCTCGCGGGGCGCCGCGCGTTCTTCTTCGTGGCGGTGGACCTCGCGGGCGTGGCGCCCTTCCAGGCGCGGGTGCTCGCCGAGGCGCGGCGGATCCCGTTCGGCGAGACGGAGTCGTACGCGGAGCTCGCGCGCCGCATCGGGCGGCCGCGCGCGGCGCGCGCCGTCGGCAACGCGCTCGGCGCGAATCCCGTCCCGATCATCGTCCCCTGCCACCGGGTGATCCGGGGCGACGGCTCGTGGGGCCACTACGCGTTCGGCGGGCGCATGAAGACGCAGCTGCTCGCGCTCGAGCGCGCGACGCCGGCGCTCGTCGGGTGCACGTCCACGCGCATCGTCTGCCGGCGCGGCTGCGCGCACGAGCAGCGCGTCGCCGAGCCGAACCGCGTGGTCTTCGCCTCGATCCCCGACGCGCGGAGCGTGGGCTACCGGCCGTGCCGCGTCTGCCGGCCGGACGCGGCGGCCTAG